In Helicobacter bilis, a genomic segment contains:
- the gatB gene encoding Asp-tRNA(Asn)/Glu-tRNA(Gln) amidotransferase subunit GatB: MSSFETIIGLEVHVQLNTKTKIFCSCPTSFGESPNTNVCPVCLGLPGALPVLNEEAVAKAISFGTAIGATIHQDSVFARKNYFYPDLPKAYQISQFEIPIVGKGQLDIEVDGEIKTIGITRAHLEEDAGKNIHEGTHSKIDLNRACTPLLEIVSEPDMRSSNEAIAYLKKLHSIVKFLGISDANMQEGSFRCDANVSIRPKGENKFYTRVEIKNLNSFKFIQKAIEYEVARQQNAFENGTYDTEVYQETRLFDTDKGVTKSMRGKEESADYRYFNDPDLLPVFLSDELLERAKNIPEMPDSKIKRYIETLGIKESDAKVLVQDIDMVRYFEYMVEKGISPRLVCTWLSVELQGRLKNGNTLATCGINEATFATLLQRIESQKISGSGAKEILDVLVEKRGGDVDMLIKELGLEQINDDGAILQVIDTLLAANQDKVAEYRAGKEKMLGFFVGQVMKQTKGMNPARVNELLREKLKG; encoded by the coding sequence ATGAGTAGTTTTGAGACAATTATCGGTTTAGAAGTGCATGTGCAGTTGAATACGAAAACAAAGATTTTTTGTTCATGTCCTACGAGTTTTGGGGAATCGCCAAATACAAATGTGTGTCCCGTGTGTTTAGGGTTACCCGGTGCACTTCCTGTGTTGAATGAAGAGGCGGTAGCAAAAGCTATATCTTTTGGCACAGCAATCGGGGCTACAATACACCAAGATTCTGTATTTGCGCGTAAAAATTATTTTTATCCAGATTTACCAAAGGCATATCAAATCAGCCAGTTTGAGATTCCAATCGTTGGCAAAGGGCAGCTTGATATTGAAGTTGATGGGGAGATAAAAACCATAGGTATCACGCGCGCACATTTAGAAGAAGATGCAGGTAAAAATATCCATGAAGGCACGCATTCAAAAATTGATTTAAATCGTGCTTGCACGCCGCTTTTAGAGATTGTGAGTGAGCCTGATATGCGTAGCAGCAATGAGGCGATAGCTTATCTAAAGAAGCTACATTCTATTGTAAAATTCCTTGGTATAAGTGATGCGAATATGCAAGAGGGAAGCTTTCGTTGTGATGCAAATGTGTCTATTCGTCCAAAAGGTGAGAATAAATTTTATACAAGAGTTGAGATTAAGAATCTAAATAGCTTTAAATTTATCCAAAAGGCTATTGAATATGAAGTAGCAAGGCAGCAAAATGCCTTTGAAAATGGCACTTATGATACTGAAGTCTATCAAGAAACACGCCTATTTGATACTGATAAAGGCGTAACAAAATCTATGCGTGGTAAAGAAGAGAGTGCAGACTATCGCTATTTTAATGACCCAGATTTATTGCCTGTTTTTCTTAGTGATGAGTTGCTAGAGCGTGCTAAAAATATCCCTGAAATGCCAGATTCTAAAATCAAGCGGTATATAGAAACACTTGGCATTAAAGAGAGTGATGCAAAGGTATTAGTGCAGGATATTGATATGGTGCGATATTTTGAATACATGGTAGAAAAGGGGATATCGCCGCGTTTAGTATGCACATGGTTAAGCGTAGAGTTGCAAGGGCGACTAAAAAATGGTAACACACTTGCTACTTGCGGTATTAATGAAGCTACATTTGCAACATTATTGCAACGCATTGAATCTCAAAAGATTAGCGGCTCTGGTGCAAAAGAGATTCTTGATGTGCTAGTGGAAAAAAGAGGTGGCGATGTTGATATGCTGATTAAGGAATTAGGTCTAGAGCAAATCAATGACGATGGTGCGATATTGCAGGTTATTGACACGCTTTTAGCAGCAAATCAAGATAAAGTTGCAGAATATAGGGCAGGTAAGGAAAAAATGTTAGGCTTTTTTGTAGGGCAAGTGATGAAACAAACAAAGGGTATGAATCCAGCAAGGGTAAATGAGCTTTTAAGAGAGAAATTAAAGGGGTAA
- a CDS encoding NAD(P)H-dependent oxidoreductase, with the protein MGGAKESYDGHHGYSLNTILSPLTSAFKYCGCEILESFAIFSAKVDTLPMQEYLETLQNDKQQSVRSKIWE; encoded by the coding sequence TTGGGCGGGGCAAAAGAGAGCTATGATGGGCATCACGGATATAGTCTTAATACGATTTTAAGCCCGCTTACAAGTGCGTTTAAATATTGTGGCTGCGAGATTTTGGAATCTTTTGCTATCTTTAGTGCAAAGGTGGATACACTGCCTATGCAAGAGTATTTAGAGACATTACAAAATGATAAACAACAATCAGTAAGGAGCAAAATATGGGAATGA
- the leuC gene encoding 3-isopropylmalate dehydratase large subunit: MGMTMSQKILADRAGLESVKANDLIRAKLDMVLGNDITTPVAINAFKQAKFTQVFDKNKISLVMDHFAPNKDIKAATQSQQCRCFANDFDIKHYYDVGNMGVEHALLPEQGIVTIGDLIIGADSHTCTYGALGAFSTGVGSTDMAVGMATGEAWFKVPKAMKFNLKGKLRPYVSGKDVILHIIGKIGVDGALYKSMEFGGEGLKNLTIDDRLCIANMAIEAGAKNGIFEVDDITIEYAKGRTSKEFRIYKADEDAEYEEVFDIDLDSIDHTVAFPHLPENTKEREQWGEIKIDQVVIGSCTNGRLSDMEVAANILKDKTIAKNTRCIIIPATQNIYLECINRGYLETFIKAGAVVSTPTCGPCLGGHMGILAANEKCVSTTNRNFVGRMGHTTSEVYLSSPEVAAASAVRGILSSPQDVI, translated from the coding sequence ATGGGAATGACAATGAGTCAAAAGATCTTAGCCGATAGAGCGGGACTAGAATCTGTCAAAGCAAATGATTTGATACGAGCAAAGCTAGATATGGTGCTAGGCAATGACATTACCACGCCTGTGGCAATCAACGCCTTTAAACAAGCTAAATTCACGCAAGTTTTTGATAAAAATAAAATCTCACTTGTGATGGATCACTTCGCACCAAATAAGGATATAAAAGCCGCTACGCAAAGTCAGCAATGCCGCTGTTTTGCAAATGACTTTGATATTAAGCATTACTATGATGTGGGGAATATGGGGGTAGAACACGCCCTTTTGCCTGAGCAAGGCATTGTAACCATCGGTGATTTGATTATCGGGGCAGATTCTCACACCTGCACTTATGGGGCGTTGGGTGCGTTTAGCACGGGGGTTGGAAGCACGGATATGGCTGTGGGAATGGCGACAGGCGAGGCGTGGTTTAAAGTCCCAAAGGCGATGAAGTTTAATCTCAAAGGCAAACTCCGCCCTTATGTGAGTGGCAAAGATGTGATTTTACATATCATCGGTAAAATCGGCGTTGATGGGGCGTTGTATAAAAGTATGGAGTTTGGCGGGGAGGGGCTAAAAAACTTAACTATTGATGATAGGCTTTGCATTGCGAATATGGCGATTGAAGCGGGGGCGAAAAATGGCATTTTTGAAGTAGATGACATTACGATTGAATATGCTAAGGGACGCACGAGCAAGGAGTTTAGAATCTACAAGGCTGATGAAGATGCGGAGTATGAAGAAGTCTTTGATATTGATTTAGATTCCATAGATCACACCGTGGCGTTTCCGCATTTGCCTGAAAATACCAAAGAAAGAGAACAATGGGGCGAGATAAAAATAGATCAAGTTGTCATCGGCTCTTGCACGAATGGTAGACTAAGCGATATGGAAGTAGCAGCAAATATTTTAAAGGATAAAACAATAGCGAAAAATACGCGTTGCATTATCATTCCTGCTACGCAAAATATCTATTTAGAGTGTATTAATCGCGGGTATTTGGAGACTTTTATTAAAGCCGGAGCGGTAGTATCTACACCAACTTGTGGTCCTTGCCTTGGCGGACATATGGGAATCTTAGCGGCAAATGAAAAATGCGTCTCTACCACAAATCGCAACTTTGTAGGCAGAATGGGGCATACCACAAGCGAAGTGTATCTTAGCTCCCCTGAAGTAGC